CGTGAAGGCCGTCATGGTGAACGACGCCGTCACGCCGCCCCGGAACCCGAAGTTCACCACCTGATGATCCACCACGTCGTTGTCGCAGGCATACACGCACCGTCCGTACGGGCCGTGGGCCAGGGCGTCCAGCACACCCTCCCGCGTGAAGTCGGTCGTGACGACATTCAGCGGCCAGCCCGTCTCTCCAGCCTCCAGATGGCCCAGGTAAAAGCGGGTCGCCGAGTACGGGCAGGCCTGCTCGACCCCCGGCGGGCACGTCACGCAGCGGTCGGCGGCGCCGGGCGGCTGGTGCTCGCGCCGGAAGTGCTTCAGGCTCCCGACCGACGACACGCGCTCGCACGGCAGACCCACCACGTAGCGCAGCCAGTCGAGGTCGTGGCAGGACTTGGCGAGCAGCATGGGACTGCTCTGCGCTTCCTTGCGCCAGTGGCCGCGCACGAAGGAGTGCGCCTGGTGCCAGTACCCGACCGGTTCGAGGTGCTCCACCGACACGATCTCCCCGATGGTGCCGGCCTCCAGCACGGCCTTGAGCGCGCGGGTGTACGCGGTGTAGCGCAGCACGTGGCACACGCCCAGCAGGACGTCATGCTCCTGCGCGGCGGCCACGATGCGGCGGCAGCCGTCCTCGTCGGGGGCCATGGGTTTTTCCAGCAGCAGGTGGTAGCCCCGCAGGGCCGCTGCCTCGACGGGCGCGACATGGTCGGCATCCTGGGTGGCGATCACGGCCACGTCCGCGAACCTGGGGAGGGCCAGGGCGTCCCGCCAGTCGGTGAACACCACCCCTGGTGGCAGGCCGTACGCCTGCGCGAAGGCCGCGCGCCGCACCACGTCGGGTTCGGCCACACCCACCACCACGCACTCGTCCGGGTGTCGCCGCGCGTAGTCGGCGTATGTACCACCCCGGCTGCCCGCCCCGAGGATCAGGAGCCGGACAGGACGCTCCGGGTTCAAGCGCCCACGTCCTGCGGCGCGGCGTCCTGCAGGAACGCGGGCAGGTCGGCCCGCTCGGCCGCCACGAGCTCACGGAACACCGCGCGGATCTCGTCCAGCGAGCAGCGCGCGGCCGTCAACGGGTCGAGCAGGGGCGCCTGCACGGCCAGTTCCGGGTCACGGTGACGCACCGCATCGGCCAGCAGCGCCTTGTCGATGTCCTGGCGGGTCTCGTCCCAGGGGCCGTAGGTGATGGTGGTCGACGCGTGTGCCGCGCAGGACAGCAGCAGGAAGGTCAGGAGTGCAGCGGGTCGTTGCATGGTGGTCTCCTCGCAGTGGACGGGTCAGGCCAGGAGGGTCACGTGGGTGCTGGGCAGCAGCGAGCGGGCCACGGCCGCGTCGAAGCGCAGCGGGCCTCCCAGGTGGGCGTTCGCGCTGCCCGCTGCCACGGCCAGCCGCAGGGAGTCGGGGATGGACTGGCCCGCCTGCCGGGCGTACAGAAAAGCACCGAGCAGCGCGTCGCCGCTCCCCACCGGGTTGCGCACCTCGACCTGCGGGGCCTTGACTTCGCAGACCTCCTCACCGATGTACGCGGCCCCCTCGGCCCCGCGCGTGAGGAGCACGGGCACGCCGCGGCGGGCGTACAGGTCGCGGGCCGACGCGAGCGTGCCCTGCCCGGTGAGCGCCTCCAGCTCGTGCTCGTTCGGCTTGATCAGGTGCGCGCCCGCCTCCAGCGCGGCGTGCAGGCCGGGGCCGCTGGAATCCACCACGGCGCCGGGCAGCGCGCGCAGCATGTCCCGGAAGGCGTCCGGGGGCGTGCCGGGCGCGAGGCTGCCGCACACGGCCACCTGACCGTCCGGCAGCCGGGCCAGCAGGCGGGCGACGGCGTCCGGCTGATAGGCCGGGCCCATCTCGTTGATCTCGGTGGGATGCGTGCCGCCCGCCTCCAGCAGGATGTGGCACTCGCGGGTTTCGCCCACGACGTCCTCCAGCACACCATCCAGGCCCTCGTCAGCCAGCAGCGCGCGGAAGCGTGCGCCGCCGAAGCCGCCCACCACCCCGGCCACGCAGGTTTCGCCCCCGAAGGCCCGCACGATCCGCGCGAGGTTGGGGCCCTTGCCACCTGCTGCCACGTGAACCTCTGGCACGCGGTGCAACCGGCCAGGAACGAGTGGCCGGTCGAGCCACAGCGTCCGGTCGAGGCTGAGGTTCGGGGTCAGGGCCACGATCAAGCGCGCCCCGCTCCGCCCAGCAGGGCGATGTATGCCTCCGCGCGGGCCTGCATGGCCCGGCGCCCGGCCCCCAGGTACGCTCGGGGGTCGGTGTCGCCCCCCCCCAGGGCCGTCCGCACGGCCCCCGTGAAGGCCAGCGTGAGGTCCGTGGCGAGGTTCACCTTGGCAATCCCCTGCCGGGCCGCCTGCGCCAGCTGCGCCTCGGGCACCGAACTCGCGCCGTGGAGCACCAGCGGCAGGGGCGTGGCCTGCGCGAGGGCGTCCAGCCGGGCGAAGTCCAGCTGGGCGTCTTTCTGCTCGTGCTTGTGGGCGCTGCCGAGATCCACGGCCAGCAGGTCGCAGTGCGACTCCTGCGCGAAGTGCCCCAGCCGCGCCGGACAGTGCCGCTCCCCACGCCGCTCGCCTTTCTCGACCACCTCGTACTCGGCCTCCAGGTACCCGCCGCCGGCGTGGGCCAGGGCGGCCAGTGGGCGCAGCAGCGCCGGGTCGTCGCCCTCCAGCATCACGCCCTCGAAGCCCGAGCGCAGGGCCTGCACGGCGATCTCGGGCGTCTCGGCATGGTCGAAATGCAGGATCACTGGCACGCCCGCGTCGGCCTTCAGGCTCAGGCCCAGCGCGGCCAGAGGTGCCAGGCCCCCGTGCCGCGCCGCGTTCTGCGAGAACTGCAGGATGACCGGCGCCCGCTGCGCCTCGGCGGCCTGCACGACGGCCTGGGCCGTATCCAGGTTCACGGCGTTGAAGGCCGCGATGGCGTACCCGTCGGCCCGCGCGGCGCGCAGCACCTCCAGACCGCTGCGGCGGGCCTGCCGCAAGGCCACGCTCACGCGAGCGTCACCACCTTG
The DNA window shown above is from Deinococcus sp. KSM4-11 and carries:
- a CDS encoding 1-phosphofructokinase family hexose kinase translates to MALTPNLSLDRTLWLDRPLVPGRLHRVPEVHVAAGGKGPNLARIVRAFGGETCVAGVVGGFGGARFRALLADEGLDGVLEDVVGETRECHILLEAGGTHPTEINEMGPAYQPDAVARLLARLPDGQVAVCGSLAPGTPPDAFRDMLRALPGAVVDSSGPGLHAALEAGAHLIKPNEHELEALTGQGTLASARDLYARRGVPVLLTRGAEGAAYIGEEVCEVKAPQVEVRNPVGSGDALLGAFLYARQAGQSIPDSLRLAVAAGSANAHLGGPLRFDAAVARSLLPSTHVTLLA
- a CDS encoding class II fructose-bisphosphate aldolase — its product is MSVALRQARRSGLEVLRAARADGYAIAAFNAVNLDTAQAVVQAAEAQRAPVILQFSQNAARHGGLAPLAALGLSLKADAGVPVILHFDHAETPEIAVQALRSGFEGVMLEGDDPALLRPLAALAHAGGGYLEAEYEVVEKGERRGERHCPARLGHFAQESHCDLLAVDLGSAHKHEQKDAQLDFARLDALAQATPLPLVLHGASSVPEAQLAQAARQGIAKVNLATDLTLAFTGAVRTALGGGDTDPRAYLGAGRRAMQARAEAYIALLGGAGRA
- a CDS encoding Gfo/Idh/MocA family protein produces the protein MNPERPVRLLILGAGSRGGTYADYARRHPDECVVVGVAEPDVVRRAAFAQAYGLPPGVVFTDWRDALALPRFADVAVIATQDADHVAPVEAAALRGYHLLLEKPMAPDEDGCRRIVAAAQEHDVLLGVCHVLRYTAYTRALKAVLEAGTIGEIVSVEHLEPVGYWHQAHSFVRGHWRKEAQSSPMLLAKSCHDLDWLRYVVGLPCERVSSVGSLKHFRREHQPPGAADRCVTCPPGVEQACPYSATRFYLGHLEAGETGWPLNVVTTDFTREGVLDALAHGPYGRCVYACDNDVVDHQVVNFGFRGGVTASFTMTAFTRARGRETRIFGTRGEVYGDSQVIRVFDFLSGEITEIDTAVTSDGSIRSGHGGGDDGLMAAFVAAVRRGDPSLILSGPQETLESHLMVFAAERSRHEERVVRLGDL